One region of Flavobacterium sp. KACC 22763 genomic DNA includes:
- the rlmF gene encoding 23S rRNA (adenine(1618)-N(6))-methyltransferase RlmF: MKTNDNSQKDNLHPSNLHRNRYDFEKLISNCPELKAFVSINKHGIETIDFSNPLAVKTLNKALLQTYYNIQNWDIPKDYLCPPIPGRADYIHYIADLLAESNNNQIPETSTVLGLDIGTGSNLIYPILGNSIYNWSFVGTDIDQKSIENCAKIIEANPELIDSISLQQQTEPRFIFKNIITSEDRFAFTMCNPPFHASAEEANKSTSRKVSNLNPKEKRNANPVLNFGGQNAELWCNGGEIGFITQMIYESAKYPSQVLWFTTLVSKKENLSSIYKTLKKVNALSVKTIEMSQGQKTSRIVAWSFLNYNEQKSWTLKNSNNYNKDLNSPEKDIKEGKSYSHSEIKDKIEQLKKK, from the coding sequence ATGAAAACAAACGACAATTCACAAAAAGACAATTTACACCCAAGTAATCTTCATCGAAACCGATATGATTTTGAAAAACTGATATCAAATTGTCCAGAATTAAAAGCTTTTGTTTCCATCAATAAACACGGAATCGAAACGATTGATTTCAGTAATCCGCTTGCGGTAAAAACATTAAACAAGGCTTTACTTCAAACTTATTACAACATTCAAAACTGGGATATTCCTAAAGATTATCTTTGCCCACCAATTCCAGGACGCGCCGATTATATTCATTACATAGCCGATTTATTGGCTGAAAGCAATAACAATCAAATTCCAGAAACCAGTACTGTTTTAGGATTAGATATCGGAACAGGTTCAAATTTAATCTATCCGATATTAGGAAATTCAATATACAATTGGAGTTTCGTAGGAACAGATATCGACCAAAAATCTATTGAAAATTGCGCTAAAATTATTGAAGCCAATCCAGAATTAATTGATTCAATTAGCTTGCAACAGCAAACCGAACCTCGATTTATCTTTAAAAATATTATTACGTCAGAAGATCGTTTTGCATTCACGATGTGTAATCCGCCCTTTCATGCATCTGCTGAAGAAGCGAATAAAAGCACTTCTAGAAAAGTTTCAAATTTAAATCCGAAAGAAAAAAGAAATGCAAATCCAGTTTTAAACTTTGGAGGACAAAATGCAGAATTATGGTGCAACGGCGGCGAAATCGGATTCATCACACAAATGATTTACGAAAGTGCTAAATATCCTTCACAGGTTTTATGGTTTACAACTTTAGTTTCTAAAAAAGAGAATCTTTCTTCGATTTATAAAACTTTGAAAAAAGTAAATGCCCTTTCGGTTAAAACAATTGAAATGTCTCAAGGACAAAAAACGAGTCGTATTGTGGCTTGGAGCTTTTTGAATTATAATGAACAAAAATCTTGGACTTTAAAAAACTCAAATAATTATAATAAAGATTTAAATTCTCCCGAAAAAGATATAAAAGAAGGAAAGTCTTATTCACATTCTGAAATCAAAGATAAAATTGAACAATTGAAGAAGAAATAA
- a CDS encoding thiamine diphosphokinase has product MSSHHIVRDDQEPALIIANGAACDPELLGQLLEWSPLVIVLDSAIERVIELGIKVDVLLGDFDRGFDPEIYKTSQFPIEIVHTPDQDKTDLEKAFDYLIERKIPAVNVVWATGKRADHTITNLTQIVRYRDLLKIVILDDHSKIFLLPTKFEKWYTAKTPISLIPIGVVNGISSTNLKYELNNDTLTIGYRTGSSNSVEKDGIVTITHLEGDLLLMECFD; this is encoded by the coding sequence ATGTCATCACATCATATAGTCCGAGACGATCAGGAACCTGCTTTAATCATTGCAAATGGCGCTGCCTGCGATCCTGAATTATTAGGGCAATTGCTAGAATGGTCTCCATTGGTTATCGTTTTAGATTCGGCTATTGAAAGAGTGATTGAATTAGGTATAAAAGTTGACGTTTTATTGGGTGATTTTGACCGCGGATTTGATCCTGAAATTTATAAGACTTCACAATTTCCAATTGAAATCGTTCATACCCCAGATCAAGATAAAACCGATCTTGAAAAAGCTTTTGATTATCTTATCGAAAGAAAAATTCCTGCCGTAAACGTCGTTTGGGCAACTGGAAAACGTGCCGATCATACCATTACAAACCTTACACAAATTGTTCGCTATAGAGATTTACTCAAAATTGTAATTCTTGACGACCATTCAAAAATATTCCTGCTGCCAACAAAATTCGAAAAATGGTATACAGCAAAAACACCTATTTCGTTAATTCCGATTGGTGTTGTAAACGGAATTTCTTCAACAAATTTAAAATACGAATTAAACAACGATACACTCACGATCGGTTACAGAACCGGAAGCAGTAATTCTGTCGAAAAAGACGGAATCGTAACCATTACACATCTTGAAGGCGATTTGCTTTTAATGGAATGTTTTGATTAG
- a CDS encoding DinB family protein, whose protein sequence is MILETLKTLFNRDLNKLKSEIESYQNESSIWTIDKSISNSAGNLCLHLIGNINAFIGAEIGKTGYVRNRPLEFSLKDIPKAELIHKVEDTISVVNNALDNLTEADLEAIYPQIVFEKEMTTGFFLIHLSTHLAYHLGQINYHRRLLDF, encoded by the coding sequence ATGATACTAGAAACGCTAAAAACACTTTTTAATCGAGATTTAAACAAACTAAAAAGCGAAATTGAGTCTTATCAAAATGAAAGTTCAATTTGGACAATTGATAAAAGTATTTCCAATTCTGCTGGAAACCTTTGCCTTCATTTAATTGGAAATATAAATGCCTTCATTGGCGCAGAAATTGGCAAAACTGGATATGTTAGAAATCGTCCTTTAGAATTTTCTTTAAAAGATATCCCAAAAGCAGAATTGATTCATAAAGTTGAAGACACAATTTCAGTTGTAAACAATGCTCTAGATAATCTAACAGAAGCCGATTTAGAAGCGATTTATCCGCAGATTGTTTTCGAAAAAGAAATGACAACCGGGTTTTTCTTAATTCATCTTTCAACTCATTTAGCTTACCATTTAGGACAGATAAATTACCACCGAAGACTACTAGATTTCTGA
- a CDS encoding GyrI-like domain-containing protein, translating into MKPIIKTLNEKKLIGHFLEMSFIENKTFQLWNGFMPNRKEIRNTVNANLYSLEVYKENHFDDFDPNDSFQKWAAVEVSDYSTIPEGMETLIIPHGLYAVFLHLGPASEGHKTYHYIFADWLPNSDYTVDDRPHFAVMNEKYKKDDPSSEEEIWIPIKNR; encoded by the coding sequence ATGAAACCAATAATCAAAACCTTAAACGAAAAAAAACTCATTGGGCATTTTTTAGAAATGTCTTTTATTGAAAATAAAACTTTTCAATTATGGAATGGTTTTATGCCAAATCGAAAAGAAATTAGAAATACAGTTAATGCCAATTTATATTCTTTAGAGGTTTACAAAGAAAATCATTTTGATGATTTTGACCCTAATGACAGTTTTCAAAAATGGGCCGCAGTAGAAGTCTCAGATTATTCAACTATTCCAGAGGGAATGGAAACTCTTATTATACCTCATGGTTTGTATGCCGTTTTTCTTCATTTAGGCCCTGCTTCAGAAGGACATAAAACCTATCATTATATTTTTGCAGACTGGCTTCCAAATTCTGATTACACGGTTGATGACAGGCCTCATTTTGCTGTAATGAATGAAAAATACAAAAAAGATGATCCAAGTTCTGAAGAAGAAATCTGGATTCCGATAAAAAACAGATAA
- a CDS encoding DUF4249 domain-containing protein produces MRKLVFFIVFFTSLFFTSCEEVVDVDLDTAPPRLVIEASINWEKGTTGNEQIIKLTTTTGYFENSIPTVSGAIVYIKDSHNEQFNFIEIKKTGQYSCVNFKPVVGEQYTLTVISRGSRYIANETLKSVAPITRIEQKNDGGFTGKDIEIKSYFTDPGDEENYYLFKYVYSSKVTSNYYVSEDKFYQGNEIYSVTDDEDLKAGDEILVTHYGISKQYYNYMNILVSIAGTNVGGPFQSPPATVKGNIVNVTNKDNYPLGYFSLSETSTKKYKIE; encoded by the coding sequence ATGAGAAAATTAGTTTTTTTTATCGTATTTTTTACATCACTTTTTTTCACAAGCTGTGAAGAAGTAGTAGATGTTGATTTGGACACCGCTCCTCCAAGACTGGTTATTGAAGCATCAATAAACTGGGAAAAAGGGACGACAGGAAATGAACAGATCATAAAGCTGACTACAACAACTGGTTATTTTGAAAATTCAATTCCAACCGTTTCTGGTGCAATTGTTTATATAAAAGATAGTCACAATGAACAGTTTAATTTTATTGAAATCAAAAAAACTGGGCAATACTCATGCGTTAATTTCAAACCTGTTGTAGGCGAGCAATATACGCTAACGGTCATAAGCAGAGGAAGCAGATACATCGCAAATGAAACTTTAAAATCAGTTGCGCCAATTACAAGAATTGAGCAAAAAAATGATGGTGGTTTTACAGGAAAAGACATTGAAATCAAAAGTTATTTTACAGATCCTGGCGACGAAGAAAATTATTACTTATTTAAGTATGTTTATTCGAGTAAAGTGACTTCTAATTATTATGTTTCTGAGGATAAATTTTACCAAGGAAATGAAATTTATAGCGTAACCGACGATGAAGATTTGAAAGCTGGAGATGAAATTCTTGTAACACATTACGGAATTTCTAAACAATATTACAATTATATGAATATTCTAGTAAGTATTGCCGGAACAAATGTTGGCGGACCATTTCAGTCCCCTCCAGCAACTGTAAAAGGAAATATTGTCAATGTAACTAATAAAGACAATTATCCTCTTGGCTATTTTTCCTTAAGTGAAACCAGCACAAAAAAGTACAAAATTGAATAA
- a CDS encoding TonB-dependent receptor, producing MITKNTCTFFLFILTILTSFAQEKFTLSGTISDSKNNETLIGVNIYIPSLKIGTTTNEYGFYSLSAPEGEYEIEISYIGYQTIQKHISLNQNTKTNFSISEGNGEELQEVVITENKGKTNVKSPEMSVNKLSISTIKKMPVVLGEVDVLKSILLLPGVTNAGEGASGFNVRGGGADQNLILLDEATIFNSSHVFGFFSVFNPDAIKDLKLYKGGIPARYGGRASSVLEIYQKDGSSKDFHMNGGIGLISSRLLAEGPIVKDKGSFLIGGRASYAHLFLKFSEDDKDNAAYFYDLNTKLSYKLNDNNSLYLSGYFGRDVFRLNKSFTNTYGNSTLNLRWNHLYSNKLFSNLSLIYSDYYYGLDLDFAGFNWDSGIKNYNIKYDFKHYLSDKLKLNYGVNGIYYDFNPGTIKPTGEDSGINPDQLDKKYAFEPSVYLDAESQLSKKITVAYGLRYSLFYRLGASTINYYDNNEAVIFNSDMQIYEKGTPTSTQYFSKNKVIQSYDNFEPRFSLSYQLNEDQSIKASYNRMAQYLQLISNTSSPTPLDVWMPSDNYIKPQLADQVALGYFRNFSNDAYSLEVETYYKKIQNRLDYIDGADLIANNAIEQVILNGHMRSYGLELMVKKNKGRFNGWISYTLSRSEQQTPGRTPDETGINNGKWYASAYDKTHNLAVTSAYNLNDKWSFGANFILQSGQPVTYPNGQYEYLGIVVPNYGLRNENRLPSYNHLDISATLTPRKNKERNWKGEWVFSIYNLYNRMNAASINFRQNVDTGVNEAVQLSIFGIVPAVSYNFKF from the coding sequence ATGATTACAAAAAATACCTGCACATTTTTTCTTTTTATTTTAACGATTCTAACCTCATTTGCGCAGGAAAAATTCACTCTTAGCGGAACTATTAGCGACAGCAAAAACAACGAAACTTTAATTGGAGTTAATATCTATATTCCTTCCCTAAAAATAGGAACTACAACCAACGAATACGGTTTTTATTCACTTTCTGCACCAGAAGGAGAATACGAAATCGAAATCAGCTATATTGGTTATCAAACCATTCAAAAACATATTTCCTTAAATCAGAATACAAAAACTAATTTCTCAATTAGCGAAGGAAATGGCGAAGAACTTCAAGAAGTTGTCATTACAGAAAACAAAGGCAAAACAAATGTCAAATCGCCAGAAATGAGCGTGAATAAACTCTCTATTTCAACCATAAAAAAAATGCCAGTTGTTTTAGGAGAAGTTGATGTTTTAAAATCTATTTTATTGCTCCCTGGCGTTACTAATGCAGGCGAAGGTGCTTCAGGATTTAATGTCCGCGGAGGCGGTGCAGATCAAAATCTGATTCTTCTAGACGAAGCGACTATCTTTAATTCTTCTCACGTTTTCGGATTCTTTTCTGTTTTTAATCCTGATGCTATTAAAGATTTAAAACTGTATAAAGGTGGAATTCCAGCACGCTATGGCGGAAGAGCCTCTTCTGTTTTAGAAATTTATCAAAAAGACGGAAGCAGTAAAGACTTTCACATGAATGGCGGTATCGGATTAATTTCAAGCCGTTTATTGGCTGAAGGCCCAATTGTAAAAGACAAAGGGTCTTTTCTCATTGGAGGACGAGCTTCTTATGCACATCTTTTTCTAAAATTTTCTGAAGATGATAAAGATAATGCTGCCTATTTTTATGATTTAAATACCAAATTAAGCTATAAACTCAACGACAACAACAGTTTGTATTTATCTGGTTATTTTGGTCGAGACGTTTTTAGACTCAACAAAAGCTTTACCAATACGTACGGGAATTCAACTTTAAACCTGAGATGGAATCATTTGTACTCTAATAAATTATTCTCCAATCTCTCTTTAATTTACAGCGATTATTATTACGGATTAGATCTTGATTTTGCGGGATTCAACTGGGATTCTGGAATCAAAAACTACAACATTAAATACGATTTTAAACATTATCTTTCAGATAAACTAAAACTGAATTATGGCGTAAACGGAATCTACTATGATTTTAATCCTGGAACCATAAAACCAACTGGCGAAGATTCAGGAATAAACCCTGATCAATTAGACAAAAAATATGCTTTTGAGCCTTCTGTTTATTTGGATGCAGAAAGTCAGCTTTCTAAAAAAATTACTGTTGCTTACGGATTGCGATACAGCTTATTTTATAGATTAGGCGCTTCGACCATTAATTATTATGACAATAATGAAGCCGTGATATTTAATTCTGATATGCAGATTTACGAAAAAGGAACACCAACCTCAACTCAGTATTTCAGTAAAAATAAAGTCATTCAGAGTTATGATAATTTTGAACCGCGTTTTTCTCTTTCTTATCAATTAAATGAAGATCAATCTATAAAAGCGAGTTACAATAGAATGGCGCAATATCTTCAATTAATTTCAAACACCTCTTCTCCTACTCCGCTTGATGTCTGGATGCCGAGTGACAATTATATCAAACCTCAGCTTGCAGATCAGGTAGCGCTCGGGTATTTTAGAAATTTTTCTAATGACGCCTATTCCTTAGAAGTAGAAACGTACTATAAAAAAATACAAAACAGATTAGATTACATAGACGGAGCCGATTTAATTGCCAACAATGCTATCGAACAGGTTATTTTAAATGGCCACATGCGTTCGTATGGTTTAGAACTCATGGTTAAGAAAAACAAAGGTCGATTTAATGGCTGGATTTCCTATACATTATCAAGATCTGAACAGCAGACTCCTGGAAGAACGCCAGACGAAACCGGAATTAACAATGGCAAATGGTACGCATCGGCTTATGACAAAACACACAATTTAGCCGTTACATCTGCTTATAATTTAAATGATAAATGGTCTTTTGGTGCTAACTTTATATTGCAGTCAGGACAGCCTGTAACATATCCGAATGGACAATATGAATATTTAGGAATTGTAGTTCCAAATTATGGTTTGCGAAATGAAAATCGTCTTCCTTCTTACAATCATTTGGATATTTCTGCAACTTTAACGCCAAGAAAAAACAAAGAGAGAAACTGGAAAGGCGAATGGGTTTTCAGTATCTACAATCTTTATAATCGTATGAACGCCGCATCAATCAACTTCAGGCAAAATGTTGATACTGGGGTAAATGAAGCCGTGCAATTATCTATTTTCGGAATTGTTCCTGCAGTAAGTTATAATTTCAAATTCTAA
- a CDS encoding NADP-dependent isocitrate dehydrogenase, with amino-acid sequence MNKSKIFYTLTDEAPLLATYSLLPIVQAFTATAGIEIETRDISLAGRILSNFPDSLTDAQKTGDALAELGQLATQPEANIIKLPNISASVPQLKAAIAELQSHGYNVPNFPEDPQNDAEKEIKAKYAKVLGSAVNPVLREGNSDRRAPRAVKNFAKANPHSMGAWSADSKTKVASMSGGDFYGSEKSLTVNEANDVKIEFVAKDGTTTVLKASTPLKAGEIIDSSVLSVSKLKAFAADVIAEAKAAGVLLSVHLKATMMKVSDPIIFGAIVEVYFADVFKKYASLFAELNVDTRNGLGDIYAKIAGRPEQAEVEAAIDAAIANGPALAMVNSDKGITNLHVPSDVIVDASMPAMIRTSGQMWNKEGKAQDTFAVIPDRSYAGVYTATIDFCKKHGAFDPKTMGSVPNVGLMAQKAEEYGSHDKTFQIKGDGVVRVVDANGTVLMEQNVEANDIFRMCQAKDAPIQDWVKLAVNRARLSSTPAVFWLDENRAHDRELIVKVQKYLKDYDTTNLDIRILNPVAATEFTLDRIIKGLDTISVTGNVLRDYLTDLFPILELGTSAKMLSIVPLMNGGGLFETGAGGSAPKHVEQFTEEGYLRWDSLGEFLALGASLEHLGQTLDNSKAIVLSETLDQANDKFLANDKSPARKVGQIDNRGSHFYLAFYWAQALAAQTKDAELKAIFTPIAAEFEANEAKIDAELIGAQGKPQNIGGYYQPTPELVSKAMRPSETFNAIVSKIK; translated from the coding sequence ATGAATAAATCAAAAATTTTTTACACCTTAACTGATGAGGCGCCTCTATTGGCAACGTACTCTTTGTTACCAATTGTTCAAGCTTTTACAGCAACAGCTGGAATTGAAATCGAAACCAGAGATATTTCGCTGGCAGGAAGAATTTTATCAAACTTCCCAGATTCTTTGACAGATGCTCAAAAAACTGGAGATGCGTTGGCTGAATTAGGCCAATTAGCAACTCAGCCAGAAGCAAACATTATTAAACTACCAAACATTTCAGCATCTGTACCGCAATTAAAAGCGGCTATTGCTGAATTACAATCTCACGGATACAACGTACCAAATTTCCCAGAAGATCCACAAAATGATGCTGAAAAGGAAATTAAAGCAAAATATGCAAAAGTTTTAGGTTCTGCTGTAAACCCAGTTTTACGTGAAGGAAACTCTGACCGTAGAGCTCCAAGAGCAGTTAAAAACTTCGCAAAAGCAAATCCGCACTCAATGGGTGCTTGGTCTGCTGACTCAAAAACTAAAGTAGCTTCTATGTCAGGCGGTGATTTTTACGGAAGTGAAAAATCATTAACTGTAAACGAAGCAAACGATGTAAAAATCGAATTTGTTGCTAAAGACGGAACTACAACTGTTCTAAAAGCAAGCACTCCATTAAAAGCTGGCGAAATTATTGACAGTTCTGTTTTAAGCGTAAGCAAATTGAAAGCTTTTGCAGCTGATGTTATCGCTGAAGCTAAAGCTGCAGGAGTTTTACTTTCTGTACACTTAAAAGCTACAATGATGAAAGTTTCTGATCCAATTATCTTTGGCGCTATCGTTGAAGTATATTTTGCAGATGTTTTCAAAAAATACGCTTCTTTATTCGCTGAATTAAACGTTGACACAAGAAACGGTTTAGGCGATATCTACGCTAAAATCGCTGGAAGACCTGAGCAGGCAGAAGTTGAAGCTGCTATTGATGCAGCAATCGCTAACGGACCAGCTTTGGCAATGGTTAATTCTGACAAAGGAATTACAAACTTACACGTACCTTCAGACGTAATCGTTGATGCTTCTATGCCAGCAATGATCCGTACTTCTGGACAAATGTGGAACAAAGAAGGAAAAGCGCAAGATACATTTGCTGTTATTCCAGACCGTTCTTACGCTGGAGTTTATACTGCAACTATCGATTTCTGTAAAAAACACGGTGCTTTTGATCCAAAAACAATGGGAAGTGTTCCTAACGTTGGATTAATGGCTCAAAAAGCTGAAGAATACGGATCTCACGACAAAACTTTCCAAATTAAAGGTGATGGTGTTGTACGTGTTGTAGATGCAAACGGAACTGTTTTAATGGAACAAAACGTTGAAGCTAATGACATTTTCAGAATGTGTCAAGCGAAAGACGCTCCTATTCAGGACTGGGTTAAATTGGCTGTAAACAGAGCTCGTTTATCTAGCACTCCTGCTGTTTTCTGGTTAGACGAAAACAGAGCACACGACAGAGAATTGATCGTAAAAGTTCAAAAATACCTTAAAGACTACGATACTACAAACTTAGATATCCGTATTTTAAACCCAGTAGCTGCTACTGAATTTACTTTAGACAGAATCATCAAAGGTTTAGATACTATTTCTGTAACTGGAAACGTATTACGTGACTACTTAACAGATTTATTCCCAATTTTAGAATTAGGAACTTCTGCTAAAATGCTTTCTATCGTTCCTTTAATGAATGGTGGTGGATTGTTCGAAACTGGTGCTGGAGGTTCTGCTCCTAAACACGTTGAGCAATTTACAGAAGAAGGATATTTACGTTGGGATTCATTAGGAGAATTTTTAGCTCTTGGTGCTTCATTAGAGCATTTAGGACAAACCTTAGACAATTCTAAAGCAATTGTTTTATCTGAAACATTAGATCAAGCAAACGATAAATTCTTAGCAAACGATAAATCTCCAGCTCGTAAAGTGGGTCAGATTGATAACCGTGGATCTCACTTCTATTTAGCATTCTACTGGGCTCAAGCTTTGGCTGCTCAAACTAAAGATGCTGAATTGAAAGCAATCTTCACTCCAATCGCTGCTGAATTTGAAGCTAACGAAGCTAAAATCGATGCAGAATTAATTGGTGCTCAAGGTAAACCTCAAAACATTGGCGGTTACTACCAACCAACACCAGAATTGGTAAGCAAAGCAATGCGTCCAAGTGAAACTTTCAACGCTATTGTTTCTAAAATCAAATAA
- the rplS gene encoding 50S ribosomal protein L19: MADLLKFVQDEFVAKKDFPDFGAGDTITVFYEIKEGEKTRTQFFKGVVIQRRGSGVTETFTIRKMSGSVGVERIFPVNLPALQKIEVNKKGAVRRARIFYFRQLTGKKAKIKDKRR; this comes from the coding sequence ATGGCAGATTTATTAAAATTCGTTCAAGACGAATTCGTTGCTAAAAAAGATTTCCCAGATTTCGGAGCTGGAGACACAATCACTGTTTTCTACGAAATTAAAGAGGGTGAAAAAACAAGAACTCAGTTCTTTAAAGGAGTTGTGATTCAAAGAAGAGGTTCTGGAGTTACAGAAACTTTTACTATCCGTAAAATGTCTGGATCTGTTGGTGTTGAGCGTATCTTCCCAGTAAACTTACCAGCTTTACAAAAAATCGAAGTTAACAAGAAAGGTGCTGTACGTAGAGCTAGAATTTTCTACTTCAGACAACTTACTGGTAAAAAAGCTAAGATTAAAGATAAAAGAAGATAA
- a CDS encoding agmatine deiminase family protein, producing MKKLFFTLLLIPLISSCQGDEMNIITDKIENTEVMYTMPEESAPHEGTWLQWPHQYQYGIDYRNDLDATWIAMTKSLITSEKVFIIAYDLVEKSRIEALLQESGVSLSSIEFKIYKTDDVWVRDNGPIYVKDKNNQLVIQDWGFNGWGKKAAFQNCDMIPSQIASDQKITIVDLNKTMINEGGAVEIDGNGTLMATKSSILNSNRNPSMTQQQAEANFKKYLGTTHFIWLDGKAGREITDMHIDGFARFGNKNTIVTMNENDLLYWEVPQNDISTLYNSKDKNGKNYTFLKLPLSKNNVVTTYGKNLGYKGSYVNFYIGNTVVLVPNYNDPNDVVANQLIQSLYPTRKVIGIDVRNLYANGGMIHCVTQQQPK from the coding sequence ATGAAAAAACTTTTTTTTACATTATTATTAATTCCTCTAATCTCTTCTTGTCAAGGGGATGAAATGAATATAATTACAGATAAAATAGAAAATACCGAAGTTATGTACACAATGCCAGAAGAATCGGCTCCACATGAAGGAACTTGGCTTCAATGGCCACATCAATATCAATATGGAATTGATTACAGAAATGATTTAGACGCAACATGGATCGCCATGACTAAATCACTAATAACAAGTGAAAAAGTTTTTATTATTGCCTACGACCTTGTCGAGAAAAGCCGTATTGAAGCTTTATTACAAGAATCTGGAGTTTCATTATCTTCTATTGAATTTAAAATTTATAAAACCGATGACGTTTGGGTAAGAGATAATGGGCCAATTTATGTAAAAGACAAAAACAATCAATTAGTTATTCAAGATTGGGGATTTAATGGTTGGGGCAAAAAAGCTGCTTTTCAAAATTGCGACATGATTCCTTCCCAAATCGCTTCAGATCAAAAAATTACAATTGTAGATTTAAACAAAACAATGATTAATGAAGGTGGAGCTGTAGAAATAGATGGAAATGGTACTTTAATGGCTACCAAAAGTTCAATATTAAATTCAAATCGAAACCCTTCAATGACGCAGCAGCAAGCCGAAGCGAATTTTAAAAAATATCTTGGAACAACTCATTTTATTTGGTTAGACGGCAAAGCAGGAAGAGAAATTACGGACATGCATATTGATGGATTTGCTCGTTTTGGCAATAAAAACACTATTGTAACCATGAATGAAAATGATTTATTGTATTGGGAAGTTCCTCAAAATGACATTAGTACTTTATACAACTCAAAAGATAAAAATGGTAAAAATTATACTTTCTTAAAATTGCCATTGTCTAAAAATAATGTTGTTACAACTTACGGTAAAAACTTAGGATACAAAGGTTCTTATGTAAACTTTTATATTGGAAACACTGTTGTTCTAGTTCCAAATTATAATGATCCCAATGACGTTGTGGCTAATCAGCTAATTCAAAGTTTGTATCCTACTCGAAAAGTAATTGGTATTGATGTTCGAAATTTATATGCAAACGGAGGAATGATTCATTGTGTTACACAGCAACAGCCGAAGTAA
- a CDS encoding AraC family transcriptional regulator — MNLKRIYNTRNYIETNYNQIISISALEDISSYSYRNLQRVFYSLFQETIGAYQTRLKVENGYKKLLYSNKQVSDIALEVGFADVQSFSKTFKKHFKRSPSAARNQKEFLLNDFHPKELVVCILEPEIVFVPEITAYYSSCKTSYINPEIETLWDSLLENEIAEPISDYFGIITDDILITEKSKCTYEACIVTEALIRNLPTKKLFGGRYARFFHQGSYETLEDTYQQIFGGWFLSNDFEISHLPVIEQYIKNDSNCKTPADYLTAIYIPLI; from the coding sequence ATGAATCTAAAACGAATTTATAATACTCGCAATTATATTGAGACAAATTACAATCAAATTATCTCAATAAGTGCTCTTGAAGATATTTCCAGCTATTCTTACCGAAATTTACAGCGTGTTTTTTATTCTTTGTTTCAAGAAACTATTGGTGCTTATCAGACTCGACTGAAAGTAGAAAACGGATATAAAAAACTTTTATACTCTAATAAACAAGTTTCAGATATTGCTCTTGAAGTTGGTTTTGCTGATGTACAGTCTTTTTCCAAGACTTTCAAAAAACATTTTAAACGTTCTCCTTCTGCTGCACGAAATCAAAAAGAATTTCTTTTAAATGATTTTCACCCAAAAGAACTTGTTGTTTGCATTTTAGAACCTGAAATTGTTTTTGTTCCAGAAATAACCGCTTATTATTCCAGCTGCAAAACTTCATACATTAATCCTGAGATAGAAACTCTTTGGGATTCTCTATTAGAAAATGAAATTGCAGAACCCATTTCAGATTACTTTGGTATTATTACAGACGATATTCTAATTACCGAAAAATCGAAATGTACGTATGAAGCCTGTATCGTTACTGAAGCTCTTATTAGAAATCTTCCAACAAAAAAACTTTTTGGCGGCAGATATGCCCGTTTTTTTCATCAAGGATCTTATGAAACCCTGGAGGACACTTATCAGCAAATTTTTGGCGGATGGTTCCTAAGTAATGATTTTGAAATATCTCATTTACCAGTTATTGAACAATACATCAAAAACGATTCAAATTGCAAAACGCCAGCTGATTATCTTACAGCTATTTATATTCCTCTTATTTAA